Part of the Bacillus alveayuensis genome is shown below.
AATTTTTTTTGCTTCATTTTCATTTTCTGCCTCAAACGTTTCATCAAGTAATTTTTCCCCTTTTTGATTAAAAACCGTTAGCGTGTATGTTGGCATGAAAACTTCCTCCTTTC
Proteins encoded:
- a CDS encoding hypothetical protein (product_source=Hypo-rule applied; pfam=PF14120) codes for the protein MPTYTLTVFNQKGEKLLDETFEAENENEAKKIGTEKLREHNYLETTHRCTSSSGKLILFHR